A genomic window from Micromonospora sp. WMMA1947 includes:
- a CDS encoding 5-oxoprolinase subunit PxpA produces MDLNADLGEGFGSWRLGDDHALLDLISSANVACGFHAGDAATMHRVCAGAAERGVAVGAQVGYRDLAGFGRRHIAYDFAELRDETIYQLGALDAFCRLYRTRVRYLKPHGALYHAAAHDEGQAAALVAAISGYDHELPVLCQPGTVLAQLAAGAGLRVVAEGFADRNYLPNGTLVPRSSPDALVTDPEQVAVRAVRMAVERTLVAVDGTVIPAPVESICLHGDTPGAVRCAELVRAALVDAGVTLTPFA; encoded by the coding sequence ATGGACCTCAACGCTGACCTCGGCGAGGGATTCGGAAGCTGGCGGCTCGGCGACGACCACGCACTGCTCGACCTGATCAGCTCCGCGAACGTCGCCTGCGGTTTCCACGCCGGCGACGCGGCCACCATGCACCGCGTCTGCGCCGGTGCCGCCGAACGCGGCGTCGCGGTGGGCGCGCAGGTCGGCTACCGGGACCTCGCCGGCTTCGGCCGGCGGCACATCGCGTACGACTTCGCCGAGCTGCGCGACGAGACCATCTACCAGCTCGGGGCGCTCGACGCCTTCTGCCGCCTGTACCGCACCCGGGTCCGCTACCTCAAGCCGCACGGGGCGCTCTACCACGCGGCGGCCCACGACGAGGGTCAGGCCGCCGCGCTGGTGGCGGCGATCAGCGGATACGACCACGAGCTGCCGGTGCTCTGCCAGCCCGGCACCGTGCTGGCCCAGCTCGCCGCGGGCGCCGGACTGCGGGTGGTGGCCGAGGGGTTCGCCGACCGCAACTACCTCCCCAACGGCACGCTCGTGCCGCGCAGCTCACCCGACGCGCTCGTGACCGACCCGGAGCAGGTGGCCGTCCGGGCGGTACGGATGGCCGTCGAGCGGACGCTGGTCGCCGTCGACGGGACGGTGATCCCCGCCCCGGTCGAGTCGATCTGCCTGCACGGCGACACGCCCGGTGCGGTGCGGTGCGCGGAGCTGGTGCGGGCCGCGCTTGTCGACGCGGGGGTGACGCTCACTCCGTTCGCGTGA
- a CDS encoding helix-turn-helix domain-containing protein, producing MSKAEYDAFLAGCPSRQLLDRITDKWVTLVLAALRSDGSHRFGADCAGDPRPRRYSELFRTLPGVSQKMLTQTLRALERDGMITRTVEPTVPVTVTYELTDLGYSLHEMIRGLKSWAEAHMDDVLANRAAYDTRVG from the coding sequence ATGAGCAAGGCCGAGTACGACGCGTTCCTGGCCGGGTGCCCCAGCCGGCAACTGCTCGACCGGATCACCGACAAGTGGGTCACGCTGGTGCTGGCCGCGTTGCGCAGCGACGGCTCGCACCGGTTCGGCGCGGACTGCGCCGGCGACCCGCGGCCGAGGCGGTACTCCGAGCTGTTCCGCACGCTCCCCGGGGTCAGCCAGAAGATGCTCACCCAGACGCTGCGCGCCCTGGAACGCGACGGCATGATCACCCGCACCGTGGAGCCGACGGTGCCGGTCACTGTCACCTACGAGCTGACCGACCTCGGGTACTCCTTGCACGAGATGATCCGCGGCTTGAAGTCCTGGGCGGAGGCGCACATGGACGACGTGCTCGCCAACCGGGCGGCGTACGACACCCGCGTCGGCTGA
- a CDS encoding DUF6458 family protein, protein MGIGSAIFLIALGAIMTFAIRANVWWIDLRAVGWVFILAGLGVLLTTLWFWQDRRKRARTLIVEENRLSHPTAMMPPPPDPPPPTAPPS, encoded by the coding sequence ATGGGCATTGGTAGCGCCATCTTTCTCATCGCGCTCGGCGCGATCATGACCTTCGCCATCCGAGCCAACGTCTGGTGGATCGACCTGCGCGCGGTCGGCTGGGTGTTCATCCTGGCCGGGCTGGGCGTCCTGCTGACCACGCTGTGGTTCTGGCAGGACCGCCGCAAGCGGGCCCGCACGCTCATCGTGGAGGAGAACCGGCTGTCGCATCCGACCGCGATGATGCCGCCGCCGCCCGACCCGCCGCCGCCGACGGCCCCTCCGTCCTGA
- a CDS encoding DUF6458 family protein: MGIGASIFLIALGAIFAFAVDANLGWLNLNVVGWVLMLAGVAGLLTTLYFWNSRRRVVAAPVREQVVAEPVVPVRDDRVVREEYREVRRPGSGYPA, from the coding sequence ATGGGCATCGGTGCCAGCATCTTCCTCATCGCGCTCGGCGCGATCTTCGCGTTCGCCGTCGACGCCAATCTCGGATGGCTGAACCTCAACGTGGTGGGCTGGGTGCTCATGCTCGCCGGCGTCGCCGGCCTGCTCACCACGCTCTACTTCTGGAACAGCCGCCGCCGTGTGGTGGCCGCTCCGGTACGCGAGCAGGTCGTGGCCGAGCCGGTGGTGCCGGTGCGCGACGACCGCGTCGTACGCGAGGAGTACCGCGAGGTGCGCCGTCCGGGCTCGGGCTACCCGGCCTGA
- a CDS encoding hemolysin III family protein, producing the protein MTTSAPFRLRPADIGKPRMRGWLHAYAFFAALVCGIVLCSIAAGRPGWAPLVSCLIYSFTVCGLFGTSALYHRRVWSERGYQIMRRMDHSMIFVFIAGTYTPFCALLLDTRQATIMLSLVWGGAIAGVAVKLIWPHAPRWVSAPLYLALGWVAVAMLPQILHAGGVTALVLLSVGGAIYSVGAVFYALRRPNPWPTVFGHHEFFHACTLVAAICHHIAIYFALFA; encoded by the coding sequence GTGACGACCTCCGCACCGTTCCGGCTCCGGCCGGCCGACATCGGGAAGCCGCGTATGCGCGGCTGGCTGCACGCGTACGCGTTCTTCGCCGCTCTCGTCTGCGGCATCGTGCTCTGTTCGATCGCCGCCGGTCGTCCCGGCTGGGCACCGCTGGTGAGCTGCCTGATCTACAGCTTCACGGTGTGCGGGCTGTTCGGCACCAGCGCGCTCTACCACCGGCGGGTCTGGTCCGAACGCGGCTATCAGATCATGCGCCGGATGGACCACTCGATGATCTTCGTGTTCATCGCCGGGACCTACACACCGTTCTGCGCGCTGCTGCTGGACACCCGGCAGGCCACGATCATGCTGAGCCTGGTCTGGGGCGGCGCGATCGCGGGCGTGGCGGTCAAGCTGATCTGGCCGCACGCGCCGCGCTGGGTCTCCGCCCCGCTCTATCTGGCGCTCGGCTGGGTCGCGGTGGCCATGCTGCCGCAGATCCTGCACGCAGGTGGCGTGACCGCGCTGGTGCTGCTGAGCGTGGGCGGCGCGATCTACAGCGTGGGCGCGGTGTTCTACGCGCTGCGCCGGCCGAACCCGTGGCCCACCGTCTTCGGGCACCACGAGTTCTTCCACGCCTGCACGCTCGTCGCGGCGATCTGCCACCACATCGCGATCTACTTCGCGTTGTTCGCCTGA
- a CDS encoding NHL domain-containing thioredoxin family protein, whose product MSARVRAPELRGRAWLNTGGKAVTLADLRGKIVLLDFWTFCCINCLHVLDELRPLEEKYGDVLVVIGVHSPKFEHEKDPAALAAAVERYGVHHPVLDDAEMDMWQQYAAKAWPTLAVVDPEGYVVATMAGEGHAEGLARLIDDLIDTHEAKGTLHRGEGPYVPPAEPDTVLRFPGKALPLDGGNLLVSDSARHSLVELAADGETVVRRIGAGSRGRTDGPASAATFAEPQGLCLLPPHVAEVAGYDVVVADTVNHLLRGVRLSSGEVVTVAGTGRQWRSTVDDHAHDARAVDLSSPWDVAWYDDRVIVAMAGIHQLWWFDPIKRTAGMYAGTTVEALRDGPLPDVWMAQPSGLSVSADGARLWVADSETSAIRWVSGGEMHTAVGQGLFDFGHVDGPADQALLQHPLGVCALPDGSVLIADTYNGAVRRFDPETGQVGTVADGLAEPSDLVLTGEGEVLVVESAAHRLTRLAPGALTSAGANTVDGPRHRLERKPTDVAAGELALDVIFTPASGQKLDETYGPSTRLVVSASPPELLVEGAGTTTELSRRLVVSGDVAQGVLQVTAQAATCDADVEHAACHLTRQDWGVPVRVVTGGATRVPLVLRGMDA is encoded by the coding sequence ATGAGCGCACGCGTACGGGCACCGGAACTGCGGGGTCGGGCCTGGCTGAACACCGGCGGCAAGGCCGTCACACTGGCCGACCTGCGCGGCAAGATCGTCCTGCTCGACTTCTGGACGTTCTGCTGCATCAACTGCCTGCACGTGCTGGACGAGTTGCGTCCGCTCGAGGAGAAGTACGGCGACGTCCTGGTCGTGATCGGGGTGCACTCGCCGAAGTTCGAGCACGAGAAGGACCCGGCGGCGCTGGCCGCGGCCGTCGAGCGGTACGGCGTGCACCACCCGGTGCTCGACGACGCCGAGATGGACATGTGGCAGCAGTACGCGGCCAAGGCGTGGCCGACGCTCGCCGTGGTCGACCCCGAGGGGTACGTGGTCGCCACCATGGCCGGCGAGGGGCACGCCGAAGGACTGGCCCGCCTCATCGACGACCTGATCGACACCCACGAGGCGAAGGGCACGCTGCACCGGGGCGAAGGCCCGTACGTGCCGCCCGCCGAGCCGGACACGGTGCTGCGGTTCCCCGGCAAGGCGCTGCCGCTGGACGGTGGAAACCTGCTGGTCAGCGACTCGGCCCGGCACTCACTGGTCGAGCTGGCCGCCGACGGCGAGACGGTGGTCCGCCGCATCGGCGCCGGTTCCCGGGGGCGTACGGACGGCCCGGCCTCCGCCGCCACGTTCGCCGAGCCGCAGGGGCTCTGCCTGCTGCCGCCGCACGTGGCCGAGGTCGCCGGTTACGACGTGGTGGTCGCGGACACGGTCAACCACCTGCTGCGCGGCGTACGGCTGTCCTCCGGCGAGGTGGTCACCGTGGCCGGTACCGGACGGCAGTGGCGCTCGACAGTCGACGACCACGCGCACGACGCCCGCGCGGTCGACCTGTCCTCCCCTTGGGACGTGGCCTGGTACGACGACCGGGTGATCGTCGCGATGGCCGGCATCCACCAGCTCTGGTGGTTCGACCCGATCAAGCGGACCGCCGGCATGTACGCCGGGACCACTGTCGAGGCGCTGCGCGACGGCCCGCTGCCGGACGTGTGGATGGCCCAGCCGTCCGGGTTGTCGGTCTCGGCCGACGGCGCCCGCCTGTGGGTGGCCGACAGCGAGACCAGCGCGATCCGGTGGGTCTCCGGCGGCGAGATGCACACCGCTGTCGGTCAGGGCCTGTTCGACTTCGGGCACGTCGACGGCCCGGCCGACCAGGCGTTGCTCCAGCATCCGCTGGGCGTATGCGCGTTGCCCGACGGCTCGGTGCTGATCGCCGACACGTACAACGGGGCGGTGCGCCGCTTCGACCCGGAGACCGGCCAGGTGGGCACCGTGGCGGACGGGCTGGCCGAGCCGAGCGACCTGGTGCTCACCGGGGAGGGCGAGGTGCTGGTGGTCGAGTCGGCCGCGCACCGGCTGACCCGGCTGGCCCCGGGTGCGCTGACGTCGGCCGGCGCGAACACGGTGGACGGCCCCCGGCACCGGCTGGAACGCAAACCCACCGACGTGGCGGCCGGTGAACTGGCCCTGGACGTGATCTTCACGCCGGCGTCGGGGCAGAAGCTCGACGAGACGTACGGGCCCTCAACCCGGCTGGTGGTCTCGGCGTCCCCGCCGGAGCTGCTGGTCGAGGGCGCGGGCACGACCACCGAGCTGTCCCGCAGGCTGGTGGTCAGCGGCGACGTGGCGCAGGGGGTACTCCAGGTGACCGCCCAAGCGGCGACCTGCGACGCCGACGTCGAGCACGCGGCCTGCCACCTGACGCGGCAGGACTGGGGCGTACCGGTGCGGGTGGTCACCGGCGGCGCGACTCGCGTACCGCTGGTCCTGCGGGGGATGGACGCCTGA
- a CDS encoding IS5 family transposase — MTLYPITVTPSASPRRYPSQRVRRERERAVRRRYPGDLTDAQWALIAPLVTPVSVGRRGRPPSHPMRAIVTAILYVACTGCPWRALPREFPPPGTVYWWFARWRDDHTLMRLHDRLREQCRTAAGRHAHPSAGAIDSQSVRAADTVPRHSRGFDVAKKVNGRKRHIVVDTMGLLLAVMVTGAHVNDRSIARDLLWRTRLFHPRLRLLWADGGYIGTLSTWARHALDLTVHLVRKLPGQHTFVVLPRRWVVERTFAWISKKRRCVRDYERLPASHAAFVTWAMIHVMVTRLARHTKPAQATHT, encoded by the coding sequence ATGACGTTGTACCCGATCACTGTCACGCCGTCCGCGTCGCCCCGCCGTTATCCGTCGCAGCGGGTGCGGCGGGAACGGGAACGGGCGGTGCGGCGGCGGTATCCCGGTGATCTGACCGATGCGCAGTGGGCGTTGATCGCGCCGCTGGTCACGCCGGTGTCGGTCGGTCGGCGGGGGCGGCCGCCGTCGCATCCGATGCGGGCGATCGTCACGGCGATCTTGTATGTGGCCTGCACCGGTTGTCCGTGGCGGGCCCTGCCGCGGGAGTTCCCGCCCCCGGGGACGGTGTACTGGTGGTTCGCTCGATGGCGCGATGACCACACGTTGATGCGTCTGCACGACCGGTTGCGGGAGCAGTGCCGTACCGCCGCCGGACGGCACGCGCATCCCAGCGCCGGAGCGATCGATTCTCAGTCGGTGCGCGCCGCGGACACCGTGCCCCGACACAGCCGCGGTTTCGACGTGGCGAAGAAGGTCAACGGCCGTAAACGCCACATCGTCGTGGACACCATGGGCCTACTCCTGGCCGTCATGGTCACCGGCGCGCACGTCAACGACCGCAGCATCGCCCGGGACCTGCTCTGGCGCACCCGGCTGTTCCACCCCCGCCTACGCCTGCTCTGGGCAGACGGCGGCTACATCGGCACCCTGAGCACCTGGGCCCGCCACGCCCTCGACCTCACCGTGCACCTGGTCCGCAAACTCCCCGGACAACACACCTTCGTCGTGCTGCCCCGCCGCTGGGTCGTCGAACGCACCTTCGCCTGGATCAGCAAGAAACGCCGCTGCGTCCGCGACTACGAACGCCTACCGGCCAGCCACGCCGCCTTCGTTACCTGGGCCATGATCCACGTCATGGTCACCCGCCTGGCCCGACACACGAAACCGGCCCAGGCAACCCACACCTGA
- a CDS encoding aldo/keto reductase family oxidoreductase, which translates to MARTTLPGGTWTLGDLTVTRFGYGAMQLAGPWVMGPPADHEGALAVLREAVALGITHIDTSAAYGPHVTNRLIREALHPYPETLHIVTKVGADRDEQGGWPTARDPQSLRRQVRENLETLGVDALGLVNLRLGDAEGPKPGSLAEALETLVALQQEGVIRHLGLSNVTPEQVAEARTIAPIACVQNRYNLAHRDDDDLIDELARQGVAYVPFFPLGGFTPVQSSALSAVAERLGATPMGVALAWLLRRSPNILLIPGTKSVAHLRENIAGAGLALSGDDLAELDRIGR; encoded by the coding sequence ATGGCCCGCACCACCCTTCCCGGCGGCACCTGGACGCTGGGCGACCTGACCGTCACCCGGTTCGGCTACGGCGCGATGCAACTCGCCGGCCCCTGGGTCATGGGACCACCGGCCGACCACGAGGGCGCCCTGGCCGTGCTGCGTGAGGCGGTCGCGCTCGGCATCACCCACATCGACACCAGCGCGGCGTACGGGCCGCACGTCACCAACCGGCTGATCCGGGAGGCGCTGCACCCGTACCCGGAGACGCTGCACATCGTCACGAAGGTCGGCGCGGACCGGGACGAGCAGGGCGGCTGGCCCACGGCCCGGGATCCGCAGAGCCTGCGCCGACAGGTCCGGGAGAACCTGGAGACGCTCGGCGTGGACGCGCTCGGCCTGGTCAACCTGCGGCTCGGCGACGCCGAGGGGCCGAAGCCCGGCTCGCTCGCCGAGGCGCTGGAGACGCTCGTCGCGCTCCAGCAGGAGGGCGTGATCCGCCACCTGGGCCTGAGCAACGTGACGCCGGAACAGGTCGCCGAGGCACGGACCATCGCACCGATCGCCTGCGTGCAGAACCGGTACAACCTGGCCCACCGCGACGACGACGACCTGATCGACGAACTGGCCCGGCAGGGTGTCGCCTACGTGCCGTTCTTCCCGCTCGGCGGGTTCACCCCGGTGCAGTCCTCGGCGTTGTCGGCGGTGGCCGAGCGCCTGGGGGCGACACCGATGGGCGTCGCCCTGGCCTGGCTGCTGCGGCGCTCGCCGAACATCCTGCTGATCCCCGGCACCAAGTCCGTCGCGCACCTGCGCGAGAACATCGCCGGCGCCGGGCTGGCGCTCTCCGGCGACGACCTCGCCGAGCTGGACCGGATCGGCCGCTGA
- a CDS encoding biotin-dependent carboxyltransferase family protein, translating to MIEVLRAGALTTVQDQGRSGWAHLGVPRSGALDPAALRLANRLVGNDEHAAGLEITMTGCALRFTRAVAVALIGAPADVVVEWRTGDIRPGDVGRPLSLPAGAVLRVGPAHAGVRTWLAVSGGIAVEPVLGSRATDTLSGLGPPPLRDGDRLPLGTPAGPPAPVDVPVTGPVPDELRLSVRPGPRQDWFTPEALDLLCRDAYTVSPDSNRVGARLAGAALTRAVAGELPSEGLVLGAVQVPPSGQPLVFLADHPTTGGYPVIGVVDDVTALAQARPGTTVTFHGPQR from the coding sequence GTGATCGAGGTGCTGCGGGCCGGGGCGCTCACCACCGTTCAGGACCAGGGCCGGTCCGGGTGGGCGCACCTCGGCGTACCCCGCTCCGGAGCCCTCGACCCGGCCGCCCTGCGCCTGGCCAACCGGCTCGTCGGCAACGACGAGCACGCCGCCGGGCTGGAGATCACCATGACCGGCTGTGCCCTGCGGTTCACCCGGGCCGTCGCCGTCGCGCTCATCGGCGCCCCGGCCGACGTGGTCGTCGAGTGGCGGACCGGGGACATCCGGCCGGGCGACGTGGGACGGCCGCTCTCGCTCCCGGCGGGCGCGGTGCTGCGCGTCGGACCGGCCCACGCCGGAGTACGGACCTGGCTCGCGGTCAGCGGCGGGATCGCCGTCGAACCGGTGCTCGGCAGCCGCGCCACCGACACACTCTCCGGCCTCGGACCGCCGCCGCTGCGCGACGGGGACCGGCTGCCGCTCGGCACCCCGGCCGGCCCACCCGCACCCGTCGACGTCCCCGTCACCGGGCCGGTCCCGGACGAGCTACGGCTGAGCGTGCGTCCCGGCCCCCGGCAGGACTGGTTCACGCCCGAGGCGCTGGACCTGCTGTGCCGCGACGCGTACACGGTGAGCCCGGACAGCAACCGGGTCGGCGCGCGGCTGGCCGGCGCGGCGCTGACCCGCGCGGTGGCCGGCGAACTCCCGAGCGAGGGTCTGGTGCTCGGCGCGGTGCAGGTGCCGCCGTCGGGTCAACCGCTGGTCTTCCTGGCCGACCACCCCACCACCGGCGGGTACCCGGTCATCGGAGTGGTGGACGACGTGACAGCGCTCGCCCAGGCCCGGCCAGGCACTACGGTGACGTTCCATGGACCTCAACGCTGA
- a CDS encoding allophanate hydrolase subunit 1 translates to MRIRPVGAYALLLDCDDAEQAQAWRAELWHRREAGELTATEIVPGAVTVLLDGVPDPETAAARIAGWRPRTAVSGPATAEVRVPVVYDGEDLPRVAGHWDTDVPAVVDRLRRTEFRVAFCGFAPGFAYLTGLPPELAVPRLATPRTRVPAGSVALAGPYAGIYPAASPGGWLLVGRTDLPLFDVHADPPARLTPGTRVRLVDAS, encoded by the coding sequence ATGCGGATCCGGCCGGTCGGGGCGTACGCCCTTCTCCTCGACTGCGACGACGCGGAGCAGGCGCAGGCGTGGCGGGCCGAACTGTGGCACCGGCGCGAGGCAGGCGAACTGACCGCCACCGAGATCGTCCCGGGCGCGGTCACCGTGCTGCTCGACGGCGTACCGGACCCGGAGACGGCCGCCGCGCGGATCGCCGGCTGGCGGCCCCGCACCGCCGTCTCCGGCCCGGCCACCGCCGAGGTCCGGGTCCCAGTCGTGTACGACGGGGAGGACCTGCCGCGCGTCGCCGGCCACTGGGACACCGACGTGCCCGCCGTCGTCGACCGGCTGCGGCGCACCGAGTTCCGGGTCGCGTTCTGCGGCTTCGCGCCCGGGTTCGCGTACCTGACCGGGCTGCCGCCCGAGCTCGCCGTCCCCCGGCTCGCCACGCCGCGTACCCGGGTGCCGGCCGGCTCGGTCGCGCTCGCCGGCCCGTACGCGGGCATCTACCCCGCCGCGTCACCCGGTGGCTGGCTGCTCGTCGGCCGCACCGACCTGCCGCTGTTCGACGTGCACGCCGACCCGCCGGCCCGGCTCACCCCCGGCACCCGCGTCCGGCTGGTCGACGCGTCGTGA
- a CDS encoding histidine phosphatase family protein, translating into MTDGRNGQRTLVLLRHAKAEQSGDLPDAERSLTARGHADAATAGAWLARHALLPDVVLCSPARRTRQTWHDVAMGMSGAPPEGGPAGPAPAVRYEVTAYDALPDQLLELLWTVEPTAGTVLLVAHNPGISLLSALLDPQRADPDGLRTTDLVVHRPTTRWADLAPGNAPITGRHTARA; encoded by the coding sequence ATGACGGATGGCAGGAACGGGCAGCGGACGCTGGTGCTGCTGCGGCACGCCAAGGCCGAGCAGTCCGGGGACCTCCCGGACGCGGAACGGTCGCTCACCGCGCGGGGGCACGCCGACGCCGCCACCGCGGGCGCCTGGCTGGCCCGGCACGCGCTGCTCCCCGACGTGGTCCTCTGCTCGCCCGCCCGGCGCACCCGGCAGACCTGGCACGACGTGGCGATGGGCATGAGCGGTGCCCCGCCGGAGGGCGGTCCCGCGGGCCCGGCTCCCGCGGTGCGATACGAGGTGACCGCGTACGACGCGCTTCCGGATCAGCTGCTGGAGCTGCTGTGGACGGTCGAGCCGACGGCCGGGACGGTGCTGCTGGTCGCCCACAACCCGGGGATCTCCCTGCTGTCGGCGCTGCTCGATCCGCAGCGGGCCGACCCGGACGGGCTGCGGACCACCGACCTGGTGGTGCACCGGCCGACGACCCGCTGGGCCGACCTCGCGCCGGGGAACGCGCCGATCACCGGCCGCCACACCGCGCGCGCCTGA